Genomic segment of Ewingella sp. CoE-038-23:
TTGAATCGGCGCGTCAGCCAGCGGGCCGGTGACGGTTTTGGATTTCTCTGCGGCGATATCTTCTTTCGATGCATCCACCATGGCGCTCACTTTATCCAGCTCAATACGATTGAACAGGGCTTTGAACGGGCTGACTTTGTGTGACAGCAGCGGCTGAGCGATGCCGTCCCAGGTCAGTTCAGCATTGAGGAAGGCCTCAGCGCGTTCAGTCAGCGATGGCAGTACTGGTTTTAGATAAGTCATCAGCACGCGGAACAGGTTGATACCCATGGAGCAGATCGATTGCAGGTCGGCATCGCGGCCTTCTTGCTTCGCCACAACCCAAGGCGCCTGCTCGTCAACATAGCGGTTTGCCAAGTCGGCGAGGGCCATAATTTCGCGAATGGCGCGGCTTGACTCACGGCTGGCGTAAGCTTCGGCAATGCTTTCGGCGGCATCGACGAAGGTTTTGTACAGCGCTTCATCAGCCAGTTTGTCAGAGAGAACGCCGTCGAAACGCTTATTAATGAAGCCCGCGTTGCGAGAAGCCAGATTGACCACTTTGTTGACGATGTCAGCATTTACACGCTGCACGAAATCTTCCAGATTCAGGTCGATATCGTCGATACGCGAAGAGAGTTTGGCGGCGTAGTAATAACGCAGGCAGTCGGCGTCCAGATGGTTCAGATAAGTGCCGGCCTTAATAAAGGTGCCGCGAGACTTAGACATCTTCGCGCCATTGACCGTGACGTAGCCGTGAACGAACAGGTTGGTTGGCTTGCGGAAATCACTGCCTTCCAGCATGGCTGGCCAGAACAGGCTGTGGAAATAAACGATATCTTTACCGATGAAGTGGTACAGCTCTGTGGTGGAATCTTTTTTCCAAAACTCGTCGAAGCTCAGGTCTGGGCGACGATCGCACAGGTTTTTGAAGGAACCCATGTAGCCAATTGGCGCGTCCAGCCAGACGTAGAAGTATTTGCCCGGCGCATTAGGGATTTCAAAGCCGAAGTAAGGGGCGTCGCGGCTGATGTCCCACTGTTGCAGGCCAGACTCGAACCACTCTTGCATCTTGTTCGCCACTTGCTCTTGCAGTGCGCCGGAGCGGGTCCAGGCTTGCAGCATGGCGCTGAATTCAGGCAGGTCAAAGAAGAAGTGCTCGGAATCACGCAGTTCTGGCGTCGCGCCGGAAACCACGGATTTAGGCTCGATAAGCTCTGTCGGGCTGTAGGTAGCGCCACAGACTTCGCAGTTGTCACCATATTGGTCCGGAGATTTACACTTCGGACAGGTGCCTTTAACGAAACGGTCCGGCAGGAACATGCCTTTTTCCGGGTCGTACAGCTGGGAAATGGTGCGATTCTTGATGAAGCCGTTTTCTTTTAGGCGACCATAGATAAGCTCGGACAACACGCGGTTCTCGTCGCTGTGTGTCGAGTGGTAGTTGTCATAGCTGATACCGAAGCCTGCGAAATCTTTTTGATGCTCCTGGCTCATTTCGGCGATCATCTGCTCCGGTTCAATTCCGAGCTGCTGAGCTTTCAGCATGATCGGCGTACCGTGCGCATCGTCAGCACAAATGAAGTGAACTTCGTGGCCGCGCATTCGCTGGTAACGGACCCAGACGTCAGCCTGGATGTGCTCGAGCATGTGTCCGAGGTGAATAGATCCGTTGGCGTACGGAAGTGCACAGGTTACCAAAATTTTTTTCGCGACTTGAGCCATAGTAAGAGCTTGCTTTCTTTAGTTGAAATCAGGGGTATTGATGTTAACCGAAACGGCCTCCCTGCGTAAACAAGCCGTACACCCTGATCGACAAGAGCCTTGCGCGGTTACTGAATTCAGCGGGTTTTGAGTATATGCTACGTAAAATATCAATGTCGTTTAATAACATGCTTCAAGGAGCCGGGATGACATCTCAATCCCCCGAGGGGCTACGCGCCCTGGTGGCCAGCGTACTGTCCACTTTTACTCATTCCACCCTGCAAAAAGATTTAGTGTCGATCAAAGCCGTGCACCACTGCGCGTTGATGGACGGCGTGCTGCATCTCGATTTAACCCTGCCTTTCGTCTGGCAGAGCGGCTTTGATGCGCTGAAAGAGCAAACCAGCGCTGAACTGCTGCGCGTGACCGGGGCGAAAGCGATTGAATGGCGGCTGCGTCATGACGTCGCCACGCTGCGCCGCGCCAACGATCAGCCGGGCATCAAAGGTGTGCGTAACATTATTGCTGTCAGCTCCGGCAAGGGCGGGGTGGGGAAATCCACCACGGCGGTAAACGTCGCGCTGGCGCTGGCGGCCGAAGGCGGCAAAGTGGGCATTCTCGATGCGGATATTTATGGCCCGTCGGTGCCCAACATGCTGGGTACCGAGTCCGAACGCCCAACCTCGCCTGACGGCGTGCATATGGCGCCGATCATGGCTCACGGGCTGGCGACTAATTCCATTGGTTATCTGGTGACGGATGACAATGCCATGGTATGGCGCGGCCCGATGGCCAGCAAAGCACTGATGCAAATGTTGCAAGATACCCTGTGGCCGGATTTGGATTATCTGGTGATTGACCTGCCGCCGGGCACGGGGGACATCCAGCTGACCCTGTCGCAGAATATCCCTGTAACGGGCGCCGTGGTGGTGACCACGCCGCAGGACATCGCGCTGCTCGACGCCATGAAAGGCATTGTGATGTTCGAGAAAGTGAAAGTGCCGGTGCTGGGCATTATCGAAAACATGAGCATGCACATTTGTAGCCAGTGCGGGCATCATGAGCCCATTTTCGGCACCGGTGGTGCAGAAAAGCTGGCAGAGAAATATCGCTGCGAACTCTTGGCCCAAATGCCGCTGCACATTTCACTGCGCGAAGACTTGGATCGCGGCGAGCCGACGGTGGTCTCCAACCCGCAGAGCGAATTTACCTTAATGTATCGTCAGTTAGCTGCGCGCATCGCTGCTCAGCTCTATTGGCGAGGGGATGCTATCCCGACAGAAATCGCCTTCCGGGCGGTTTAACGTCCAAAGTCTGCTAATAATTGCCCGATGCCAGAGTTTACCGTCCTAAATGCTGGCATCGGCAAGGTGTTGTACCTATAATTGGCGCGATCAAAGCACCGTCCCCGTGCTTGCCCTTCAAACTTCCAAATCAGGTCTTTAATTTTATGTCTGACAAGCACCATCAGTGTGTCATCGTAGGTATCGCTGGCGCATCTGCCTCTGGAAAAAGCCTCATTGCCAGTACCTTATATCGTGAACTTCGTGATCAGGTGGGTGATGAACACATCGGGGTTATTCCAGAAGATTGCTACTATAAAGACCAAAGCCACATGACCATGGAGGAGCGGGTTAAAACCAACTATGACCATCCCAGCGCCATGGACCACAATTTATTGTTCCAACACCTGCAGAGTCTAAAGGCAGGGCATGCTATTGAGTTGCCGAGCTACAGCTTTATCGAACACACCCGACTGGGTGAGACGGTGACCCTGAAGCCCAAAAAAGTGATCATCTTAGAAGGCATACTGCTGCTGACCGACGTCCGTTTACGTCAAGAGATGAACTTCTCGATTTTCGTCGACACGCCGCTGGACATCTGCCTGATGCGCCGTATGAAGCGCGACGTCAACGAGCGTGGTCGTTCGATGGATTCCGTCATGGCGCAGTATCAGAAAACCGTTCGCCCGATGTTCCTGCAATTCATTGAACCTTCTAAACAATATGCAGATATCATTGTCCCTCGTGGCGGTAAAAACCGAATTGCGATTGATATTCTTAAAGCGAAAATTAGTCAGTTCTTCAATTAATGGCCAAGGTTTCACCAGACCATTTTCAGCAGCAACAACACGGAGAGAGAAACGATGAGACTGTGCGATCGAGACATCGAAGCCTGGCTGGACAGCGGAAAGTTAGCGATTTCCCCGCGCCCTCCCATCGAACGAATCAACGGGGCAACGGTTGATGTCCGGCTGGGGAATGGATTCCGCGTCTTTTTAGGGCATAACGCCGGTTTTATCGATCTTAGTGGCCCGAAAGATGAAGTCAGCGCCGCGCTGGATAAAGTCATGAGTGACGAAATCGTTTTGCCAGAAGGCGAGGCGTTTTTCCTGCATCCCGGCGAGCTGGCGCTCGCCGTGACTTTCGAAACCGTTTCTATTCCCGATGACTTAGTTGGCTGGTTGGATGGACGTTCTTCACTTGCTCGACTAGGGTTGATGGTTCACGTAACGGCTCATCGTATCGATCCGGGCTGGAAAGGCCGAATCGTGCTGGAGTTCTATAATTCAGGTAAGTTGCCTCTGGCACTGCGTCCGGGCATGCTCATCGGCGCGCTGAGCTTCGAGCCGCTTTCTGGCCCCGCTGCTCGTCCTTACAACAGCCGCCAGGATGCCAAATATCGCGACCAGCAGAGTGCAGTTGCAAGCCGTATCGACAAAGACTGATTCAGGTCTTTACCCGAGTTGCTGTGGGTAAAAGGGCAAGAGGAAGGCATGAGAAGACTACTGACAACGCTGGTTATATTGCTGGTGGTGATTATTGCAGGAATGACCTCGCTGGTATTTTTAATTAATCCCAACGATTTCCGCCAGTACATGGTAGACCGTGTCGAGCAGAAAAGTGGTTATCAACTGGCGATTCGCGGTGATTTACGCTGGCACGTTTGGCCTCAGTTAAGCATTATCGCCGGCCAAACCTCGCTGACTGCGCCGGGTGCGAAAGCGCCGGTCGTCACGGCCGAAAACATGCGTCTTGATGTCAAACTCTGGCCTTTGCTTTCCCATCAGTTAGCCGTGCGCGAAGTGATGTTGAAAAACGCGGTGGTGCGATTAACACCGGACAGCGAAGCCGACGTGCCGGATGCTCCTGTAGCCCCGACATCAACGGTTCAGCCTCCTTCTGAATTAGAAGCTGGCTGGAAATTTGATATTGATAAAATCAGCGTGGCGGACAGCCTGCTGATTTGGCAGCGCGGTGAAAACGACCAAATTAATGTGCGCGACATTAATATGCAGCTTGAGCAAAATGCGCACCGTCAGGCTACTCTTGAGCTTTCCAGCCGCATTAATCGTAATCAGCGCGATCTCGCCTTCTCCATGTCTGCCGACCTGGATATGCAAAAGTATCCGCAAGAGTTCTCCGCCGATATTAATAAATTTAGCTATCAACTGAGTGGAGCGGATATTCCGGCGAAAGGTTTGCAGGGTTCGGGAACCATGCAGGCAAACTATCATCGCGACACGCAGCGCCTGACCCTCAGCCAGCTAGCATTGACGGCCAATGATAATCAGTTGAGCGGCAACGCGGCGGCGACCCTGTCCGATACCGGCGATTATCAGGTTAACCTGGATGCCGCCAAGCTGGACCTTGACGCTTTATCAGGCTGGCAGCCGAAAACGCCGGATCAAACGTCTCAGGCGGCTCGCGCCGTGACTTCTGCGCCGGTTATCGCGCGCAATGTTAGCGACCAGCCGAATAACTTCAGTATTCTCAACAGCTTTAACGCAAATGTCGCGCTGAAGGTGGCCGATCTCACTTATCGCGGCCTGAAAATTCAAGACTTCCAGCTGTTGGCTACCAATCAGCAGGGTAAAGTTAATCTGCAAACCCTGAGTGGCAAAATGGCATCGGGCGATTTCTCCCTGCCAGGCAGTATGGATGTCACCGGCAAGCTGGCGAAAATCAACCTGCAGCCGATTGTGAATAATATCGAGCTGGGTCAGTTGCTGGTCGCTTACGGCCTGCCTGAAGCGCTCACGGGGAAATTCACCCTGCGCGGCGCGGTGAATGGCAGCGGTTTATCGTCGTATGATTTTAGCCATAGCTGGGCGGGTAAAATGCATATGTCGATGGACGATGCGCGACTTAACGGCATGAATATTCAGCAATTAGTGCAACAAGCCATTGCCCGTAACAACAACAGCGTGCAGGGCCTGGAACGCTATGACCATTACACGCAGATAAAGTCGCTGCAGGCAGAGGGTGTGCTGAACAAGGGGACGCTGACGCTATCCAATCTGATGGCTGAGTCTGAAATGTTAAATGCTAAAGGCGATGGCAAGATTAACTTTGCTGATAAGCAGTGTGATTTGACGCTTGGTGTGCGGGTCACTGGCGGCTGGAAAGGTAACAATAATCTTATTCAGCGTTTGCAAAATACCGACGTGCCTTTGCGAGTCTATGGCCCTTGGTCGCAGTTGAACTATCAGCTGCAGGTAGACCAGATCCTGCGCAACCAGTTACAAGATGAAGCCAAAAGCGCTATCCAAAATTGGATTGATAAAAACAAGAACGCCAAAGAAAACAAAGAGCTGAAATCCATTATCAATAAGTAATTGAAGGTATATTAAGCCAGCAAAATGTGAAAGGGCCTCATGATGAGGCCCTTTTTGTATTTAAAATTCGCAGGAATTAGACCTCGTAATCATCACTATTGGGTGGGGCAAGGGGTGTAACCCTAACTTTTAAAATGCGATGACTATTCACTTCCAGAATTTCAAACTGATAATCACCAATAGTCAGTTTGGCACCCTCCTGTGGAACCACTTGAGCGTGTTCCATCAGCAATCCGGCCAGTGTGTGGTAATCGCGCTTTTCTTCCATAGAGAGGGGAATGTGCATCACGACATCTTCTAATGGCATGGAACCACTCACCACCCAGCTGCCGTCTTCGCGTTGCTCAATATCATCATCTGGGTCTGCGTCTGCGATTTCATGGTTCTCCGGCAGATTACCGGCAATGGTTTCCATCACGTCAGTCAGCGTCACCACACCCTCAACGGAACCAAATTCATCGACAACAAAGGCAAAGTGGGTTTTCGCCAGGCGGAACTGTTCTAACGCTTTTAGCAGGGAGAGTTGCTCGGGGAATATGAGCGGCTGGCGAATCAGCGCCTTCAGGTCTAACTCGTTGTGCAGCAACTGCTGCTTGAGCAGGTCAATAACATGCACCACGCCAAGAGGTTCGTCGGTGGAACTGTCTTCAGTGACCAGAATGCGAGTGTGCTGATTGTCGGCTATTTGCTGGGTTAATACGTCGACGGGGTCATTCAACTCGAGGTTATCAACGTCGTGGCGGGAGGTCATGATACTGCTGACGCTGCGCTGGGCGAGCCCAAGAACGCGCTCAATCATATGGCGTTCTTGCTGATTAAATATTTCGTTGCCCTCGGTATCTGAAATCATGTTGGAAGAGTGCGTGTCGAGTTCTGCTTCTTCATGCTTACCGCGCAACACCCGCAGTACGGTATCAGCCGTCCTTTCTCGCAAAGAGCGGCTGGATGAGAGAAATCGTCGCCGGTTGAACTGCGCCAGTTGATTCAGGGCCTCAATCATCACCGAGAAGCCAATCGCCGCGTAGAGATAGCCTTTCGGGATATAGAATCCGAAGCCCTCGGCAACCAGACTAAAACCAATCATCAGCAGGAAGCTCAGGCACAGGATGACGATAGTGGGGTGAGCATTGACAAAACGGGTCAGAGGCCGGCTGGCGAGCAGCATCAGCAGGATGGCGATACACACCGCCGCCATCATCACGGCCAGGTTATCAACCATGCCGACGGCGGTGATCACCGAGTCGAGGGAGAATATCGCGTCGAGCACCACAATTTGTGCGACGACTGCCCAGAACTTCGCCCCGGAACGCTGCGCGCTATGCTCTTCATCCTTGCCTTCTAGCCGTTCGTTAAGCTCCATCGTGGCTTTGAACAGCAAAAAAATCCCACCCAGCAGCATGATGATGTCGCGAGCGCTAAACGAATGAGAGAACAGGGTGACCAAGGGGCGGGTGAGGGTAGCCAGCCAAGAGATGGACGCCAGCAGCAGTAAACGCATTACCAGCGCCAGCAGCAGGCCCGTCACGCGCGCCCTGTCACGCTGCCGCTTAGGCAGTTTATCCGCCAGAATGGCAATAAATATCAGGTTATCAATGCCTAAAACAATTTCCAGAATGACCAGTGTAGCGAGCCCGGCCCAAATTGACGGATCGACGATCCATTCCATAGCTATTTTTTACCTTTAGGTTTAATGACGTGAGTTACATGTGAATGATGGGTGTCATGGCGTGAAAACTCAACTTTTCCCAACCTGCGGAGTAGGGCGAGTATCATCCATCAGGTTACTGCAGAGGCAGAGTACGTTGATATAAGGTTTATGAATGACTCATAAATCATCAAGAATCGGTTAGAAAAAACGCGAACGAGGGAAACATTCTTAAAATTCAGCGTTTCGCTTACCGTTTGGGAAAGCTTACTGGTATCGTATCACCAAGTTAAAAATCGGTGTTTATTAGCTTTATGTGCTCCCCCGTTAAGGTTTGAAGGTCTATACTAGTGGGATCACGTGGAACGACACAGAATTGCTAAACGGTTTCAGTGCAGTGAGCTAGGTGAGTGCTAATATTCTGACTGGCTGAACTTCCAAACTATTGGTTTCAAGGAGTATCCTTTACAATGTTAAAAGCTGTTATCCCTGTTGCCGGTCTTGGCACACGCATGCTGCCAGCAACCAAAGCGATTCCCAAAGAAATGTTGCCGATCGTAGACAAGCCTCTTATCCAGTACATTGTGAACGAATGTGCCGCTGCGGGTATTAAAGAAATCATCTTGGTTACGCACTCTTCCAAGAATGCGATCGAAAACCACTTCGATACCTCTTTTGAATTGGAGAGCATGCTCGAGTCGCGCGTTAAGCGCCAGCTGCTGGAAGAAGTTCAGTCAATCTGCCCGAAAGGCGTGACTATCATGAACGTGCGTCAAGGGCAGTCAAAAGGCCTGGGCCACGCTGTGTTGTGTGCAAAACCACTGATCGGCAATTCTCCTTTCGCCGTCATTCTGCCAGACGTTCTGATGGATGACTCAACAAGCGATCTGCGTAAAGACAACCTTGCAGCCATGCTGCGTCGCTTCGAAGAAACCGGTAACAGCCAGGTTATGGTTGAAGAAGTGCCGGAAGAAGATGTGTCTAAATACGGTATCGTTGACTGTAACGGCGTTGAAGTTGAGCCAGGCGAAAGCGCACCAATGACCGCAATCGTCGAAAAACCCGATCAGAAAGATGCCCCATCTAATCTGGCAGTAGTAGGGCGTTACGTCTTCTCCGAAGATTTGTGGCCACTGCTGGCAGTCACCCCTTATGGCGCAGGCAACGAAATTCAGCTGACCGACGCTATCGCATTGCTGATGAAGAAGAAAACGGTAGAAGCTTTCACCATGACTGGCCGTTCACACGACTGTGGCGACAAGCTGGGTTATATGAAA
This window contains:
- the asmA gene encoding outer membrane assembly protein AsmA; translated protein: MRRLLTTLVILLVVIIAGMTSLVFLINPNDFRQYMVDRVEQKSGYQLAIRGDLRWHVWPQLSIIAGQTSLTAPGAKAPVVTAENMRLDVKLWPLLSHQLAVREVMLKNAVVRLTPDSEADVPDAPVAPTSTVQPPSELEAGWKFDIDKISVADSLLIWQRGENDQINVRDINMQLEQNAHRQATLELSSRINRNQRDLAFSMSADLDMQKYPQEFSADINKFSYQLSGADIPAKGLQGSGTMQANYHRDTQRLTLSQLALTANDNQLSGNAAATLSDTGDYQVNLDAAKLDLDALSGWQPKTPDQTSQAARAVTSAPVIARNVSDQPNNFSILNSFNANVALKVADLTYRGLKIQDFQLLATNQQGKVNLQTLSGKMASGDFSLPGSMDVTGKLAKINLQPIVNNIELGQLLVAYGLPEALTGKFTLRGAVNGSGLSSYDFSHSWAGKMHMSMDDARLNGMNIQQLVQQAIARNNNSVQGLERYDHYTQIKSLQAEGVLNKGTLTLSNLMAESEMLNAKGDGKINFADKQCDLTLGVRVTGGWKGNNNLIQRLQNTDVPLRVYGPWSQLNYQLQVDQILRNQLQDEAKSAIQNWIDKNKNAKENKELKSIINK
- a CDS encoding TerC family protein is translated as MEWIVDPSIWAGLATLVILEIVLGIDNLIFIAILADKLPKRQRDRARVTGLLLALVMRLLLLASISWLATLTRPLVTLFSHSFSARDIIMLLGGIFLLFKATMELNERLEGKDEEHSAQRSGAKFWAVVAQIVVLDAIFSLDSVITAVGMVDNLAVMMAAVCIAILLMLLASRPLTRFVNAHPTIVILCLSFLLMIGFSLVAEGFGFYIPKGYLYAAIGFSVMIEALNQLAQFNRRRFLSSSRSLRERTADTVLRVLRGKHEEAELDTHSSNMISDTEGNEIFNQQERHMIERVLGLAQRSVSSIMTSRHDVDNLELNDPVDVLTQQIADNQHTRILVTEDSSTDEPLGVVHVIDLLKQQLLHNELDLKALIRQPLIFPEQLSLLKALEQFRLAKTHFAFVVDEFGSVEGVVTLTDVMETIAGNLPENHEIADADPDDDIEQREDGSWVVSGSMPLEDVVMHIPLSMEEKRDYHTLAGLLMEHAQVVPQEGAKLTIGDYQFEILEVNSHRILKVRVTPLAPPNSDDYEV
- the udk gene encoding uridine kinase; this encodes MSDKHHQCVIVGIAGASASGKSLIASTLYRELRDQVGDEHIGVIPEDCYYKDQSHMTMEERVKTNYDHPSAMDHNLLFQHLQSLKAGHAIELPSYSFIEHTRLGETVTLKPKKVIILEGILLLTDVRLRQEMNFSIFVDTPLDICLMRRMKRDVNERGRSMDSVMAQYQKTVRPMFLQFIEPSKQYADIIVPRGGKNRIAIDILKAKISQFFN
- the apbC gene encoding iron-sulfur cluster carrier protein ApbC → MTSQSPEGLRALVASVLSTFTHSTLQKDLVSIKAVHHCALMDGVLHLDLTLPFVWQSGFDALKEQTSAELLRVTGAKAIEWRLRHDVATLRRANDQPGIKGVRNIIAVSSGKGGVGKSTTAVNVALALAAEGGKVGILDADIYGPSVPNMLGTESERPTSPDGVHMAPIMAHGLATNSIGYLVTDDNAMVWRGPMASKALMQMLQDTLWPDLDYLVIDLPPGTGDIQLTLSQNIPVTGAVVVTTPQDIALLDAMKGIVMFEKVKVPVLGIIENMSMHICSQCGHHEPIFGTGGAEKLAEKYRCELLAQMPLHISLREDLDRGEPTVVSNPQSEFTLMYRQLAARIAAQLYWRGDAIPTEIAFRAV
- the metG gene encoding methionine--tRNA ligase, giving the protein MAQVAKKILVTCALPYANGSIHLGHMLEHIQADVWVRYQRMRGHEVHFICADDAHGTPIMLKAQQLGIEPEQMIAEMSQEHQKDFAGFGISYDNYHSTHSDENRVLSELIYGRLKENGFIKNRTISQLYDPEKGMFLPDRFVKGTCPKCKSPDQYGDNCEVCGATYSPTELIEPKSVVSGATPELRDSEHFFFDLPEFSAMLQAWTRSGALQEQVANKMQEWFESGLQQWDISRDAPYFGFEIPNAPGKYFYVWLDAPIGYMGSFKNLCDRRPDLSFDEFWKKDSTTELYHFIGKDIVYFHSLFWPAMLEGSDFRKPTNLFVHGYVTVNGAKMSKSRGTFIKAGTYLNHLDADCLRYYYAAKLSSRIDDIDLNLEDFVQRVNADIVNKVVNLASRNAGFINKRFDGVLSDKLADEALYKTFVDAAESIAEAYASRESSRAIREIMALADLANRYVDEQAPWVVAKQEGRDADLQSICSMGINLFRVLMTYLKPVLPSLTERAEAFLNAELTWDGIAQPLLSHKVSPFKALFNRIELDKVSAMVDASKEDIAAEKSKTVTGPLADAPIQETITFDDFAKVDMRIALIKSADFVEGSDKLLRLQLDLGGESRQIFSGIRSAYPDPKLLEGRLTIMVANLAPRKMRFGVSEGMVMAAGPGGKEIFLLSPDSGAQPGMQVK
- the galU gene encoding UTP--glucose-1-phosphate uridylyltransferase GalU encodes the protein MLKAVIPVAGLGTRMLPATKAIPKEMLPIVDKPLIQYIVNECAAAGIKEIILVTHSSKNAIENHFDTSFELESMLESRVKRQLLEEVQSICPKGVTIMNVRQGQSKGLGHAVLCAKPLIGNSPFAVILPDVLMDDSTSDLRKDNLAAMLRRFEETGNSQVMVEEVPEEDVSKYGIVDCNGVEVEPGESAPMTAIVEKPDQKDAPSNLAVVGRYVFSEDLWPLLAVTPYGAGNEIQLTDAIALLMKKKTVEAFTMTGRSHDCGDKLGYMKAFVEYGIRHPSQGAAFETWLKEFTAK
- the dcd gene encoding dCTP deaminase; its protein translation is MRLCDRDIEAWLDSGKLAISPRPPIERINGATVDVRLGNGFRVFLGHNAGFIDLSGPKDEVSAALDKVMSDEIVLPEGEAFFLHPGELALAVTFETVSIPDDLVGWLDGRSSLARLGLMVHVTAHRIDPGWKGRIVLEFYNSGKLPLALRPGMLIGALSFEPLSGPAARPYNSRQDAKYRDQQSAVASRIDKD